The following proteins come from a genomic window of Iamia sp. SCSIO 61187:
- the argH gene encoding argininosuccinate lyase, translating into MAEDPAVGVGQTHSDREPAGARTLWHGRFAGGPSEALMAFTVSLPFDQRLAAVDIAGSRAHVRGLVRSELLDGEEAGAVLAALDQVEEELAAGAFAFVESDEDIHTAVERRVTEIAGPAGAKLHTGRSRNDQVATDLRLWTKQALASVAAGVLALQEALAARADEVGDAYLPGYTHLQQAQPVLLAHHLLAHGWALARDYDRLLAARERGDVSPLGAGALAGSSLPLDPEGTALDLGFASVFDNSLDAVSDRDFVAEALFVLALVGVHLSRIGEEWVLWSSEEVGFVTLDDAYATGSSMLPQKKNPDIAELARGKTGRLVGNLTALLVTLKGLPLAYNRDLQEDKEPLFDSVEQVTLALSALQGMIATATFRLDRMAAAADTPAAAATDLAEWLVARGTPFRDAHAVVGELVRRSLAGDGALADLAAADDRLGPEAAALIAPGVPVTRRTTRGGGGPAAVAAQRERFTSRVHADQARLPAS; encoded by the coding sequence ATGGCGGAGGACCCCGCGGTCGGTGTGGGTCAGACCCACTCCGACCGCGAGCCGGCTGGGGCTCGAACTCTGTGGCACGGGCGGTTCGCCGGGGGGCCGAGCGAGGCCCTGATGGCCTTCACCGTCAGCCTGCCGTTCGACCAGCGCCTGGCCGCCGTCGACATCGCCGGGTCGCGGGCCCACGTCCGGGGCCTGGTGCGCAGCGAGCTGCTCGACGGCGAGGAGGCCGGCGCCGTGCTGGCCGCCCTCGACCAGGTCGAGGAGGAGCTCGCCGCCGGCGCCTTCGCCTTCGTCGAGAGCGACGAGGACATCCACACCGCCGTCGAGCGCCGGGTCACCGAGATCGCCGGCCCGGCCGGGGCCAAGCTCCACACCGGCCGCAGCCGCAACGACCAGGTCGCCACCGACCTGCGCCTGTGGACCAAGCAGGCCCTCGCGTCGGTGGCCGCCGGCGTCCTGGCCCTCCAGGAGGCCCTGGCCGCCCGGGCCGACGAGGTCGGCGACGCCTACCTCCCGGGCTACACGCACCTGCAGCAGGCCCAGCCCGTCCTCCTGGCCCACCACCTGCTGGCCCACGGTTGGGCCCTGGCCCGCGACTACGACCGGTTGCTGGCCGCCCGCGAGCGGGGGGACGTCTCGCCCCTCGGCGCCGGGGCCCTGGCCGGGTCGTCGCTCCCGCTCGACCCCGAGGGCACGGCCCTCGACCTCGGCTTCGCGTCGGTGTTCGACAACAGCCTCGACGCCGTCAGCGACCGCGACTTCGTGGCCGAGGCGCTGTTCGTCCTCGCGCTCGTCGGGGTGCACCTCAGCCGCATCGGCGAGGAGTGGGTGCTGTGGTCGAGCGAGGAGGTCGGCTTCGTCACCCTCGACGACGCCTACGCCACCGGCAGCTCGATGCTCCCCCAGAAGAAGAACCCCGACATCGCCGAGCTGGCCCGGGGCAAGACGGGCCGCCTCGTCGGCAACCTCACCGCCCTGCTGGTGACGCTCAAGGGCCTGCCCCTGGCCTACAACCGGGACCTCCAGGAGGACAAGGAGCCGCTGTTCGACTCGGTCGAGCAGGTGACCCTCGCCCTCTCGGCCCTCCAGGGGATGATCGCCACGGCCACGTTCCGCCTCGACCGCATGGCCGCCGCGGCCGACACCCCGGCGGCGGCGGCGACGGACCTGGCCGAGTGGCTCGTCGCCCGGGGGACGCCCTTCCGCGACGCCCACGCCGTGGTGGGCGAGCTCGTCCGCCGGTCCCTGGCGGGCGACGGCGCCCTGGCCGACCTGGCCGCCGCCGACGACCGCCTGGGCCCCGAGGCCGCCGCCCTCATCGCCCCCGGCGTCCCCGTCACCCGGCGCACCACCCGGGGCGGCGGTGGCCCCGCCGCCGTCGCCGCCCAGCGGGAGCGGTTCACGTCCCGCGTGCACGCGGACCAGGCCCGCCTCCCGGCGTCATGA
- a CDS encoding helix-turn-helix domain-containing protein has protein sequence MDDRTPPLGVLLRTWRGRRRISQMDLAHRAGVSPRHLSFVETGRAKPSREMVLHLAEHLEVPLRDRNGMLLAAGFAPAFRETDLTSSSMAPVRDALELVLAGHEPYPAVVADRRWELVMANAAAGLFLEGVDPQLLEPPVNVLRLTFHPDGLGSRLVNLGEWADHTLGRLGREAMVTGRQELVDLEAELRDLVAAQGAYTPVPEHDPLPAITLRLATDEGELAFIATVATFGTPVDVTLDELVIEAFLPADRRTAEVLAERSRALQP, from the coding sequence ATGGACGACCGCACCCCACCCCTCGGGGTCCTGCTCCGCACCTGGCGGGGCCGCCGCCGCATCAGCCAGATGGACCTGGCCCACCGGGCGGGCGTCTCGCCCCGCCACCTGAGCTTCGTGGAGACGGGGCGGGCCAAGCCCAGCCGGGAGATGGTCCTCCACCTGGCCGAGCACCTCGAGGTCCCCCTGCGCGACCGCAACGGCATGCTGTTGGCCGCCGGCTTCGCCCCCGCCTTCCGGGAGACCGACCTCACGTCGTCGTCGATGGCCCCGGTGCGGGACGCCCTCGAGCTGGTGCTGGCCGGGCACGAGCCGTACCCGGCGGTCGTGGCCGACCGGCGCTGGGAGCTGGTGATGGCCAACGCCGCCGCCGGGCTGTTCCTGGAGGGCGTCGACCCCCAGCTGCTCGAGCCGCCGGTCAACGTCCTGCGCCTCACGTTCCACCCCGACGGGCTGGGGTCGCGGCTCGTCAACCTGGGCGAGTGGGCCGACCACACCTTGGGCCGCCTCGGCCGCGAGGCCATGGTCACCGGTCGCCAGGAGCTGGTGGACCTGGAGGCCGAGCTCCGCGACCTGGTCGCCGCCCAGGGCGCCTACACGCCGGTGCCCGAGCACGACCCGCTGCCCGCCATCACCCTGCGGCTGGCCACCGACGAGGGCGAGCTGGCGTTCATCGCCACGGTCGCGACCTTCGGCACCCCGGTGGACGTCACCCTCGACGAGCTGGTCATCGAGGCCTTCCTGCCCGCCGACCGGCGCACCGCCGAGGTCCTCGCCGAGCGGTCCCGAGCCCTCCAGCCCTGA
- a CDS encoding thioesterase family protein — protein MSERRERPGPHAFTHDIRVRYQECDMQRVVFNAHYLAYCDETSAAWMGEVFGWTGADDDFDWMLVRAEIDWHGSATYGDTITVAAEVARWGTTSFAFRYRGAVGERPVFTALITYVCVAPHTTTKAPVPEHVKAALGDPVPA, from the coding sequence ATGAGCGAGCGCCGCGAGCGACCCGGCCCGCACGCCTTCACCCACGACATCCGGGTGCGGTACCAGGAGTGCGACATGCAGCGGGTGGTGTTCAACGCCCACTACCTGGCGTACTGCGACGAGACGTCGGCGGCGTGGATGGGCGAGGTGTTCGGGTGGACCGGCGCCGATGACGACTTCGACTGGATGCTCGTGCGCGCCGAGATCGACTGGCACGGCTCGGCCACCTACGGCGACACGATCACCGTCGCGGCCGAGGTGGCCCGGTGGGGCACCACCTCGTTCGCCTTCCGCTACCGGGGCGCCGTGGGGGAGCGACCCGTGTTCACCGCCCTCATCACCTACGTCTGCGTGGCCCCGCACACCACCACCAAGGCGCCGGTGCCGGAGCACGTCAAGGCCGCGCTCGGCGATCCCGTCCCCGCCTGA
- a CDS encoding metal-dependent hydrolase yields the protein MTAVLETTATAPTVRRLRFEWPEDLEPDWSPQTPELACVANAVSMLMPHVEPYVVRSVRTAIDDLDDGLRAEAEAWVGQETAHHGAHARFNRILLARRPALRRVDRWMALTYRWLGRRSDRFGLAYAAGAETVAFMVARWVDRRSSTLFRGADPTATTLFLWHLAEEVEHKNVAFDVHRAKGGGRPSFALGMVTAMVVMAWFTTLGTLVGLASSRRILHPAAHLRMLGWTLGFWFELGPAMAGAVLAGHHPSAMADPVFLPSWLRCYDPETRTMPEWSMDVARP from the coding sequence GTGACCGCCGTGCTCGAGACGACCGCGACCGCCCCCACGGTGCGGCGCCTGCGCTTCGAGTGGCCCGAGGACCTCGAGCCCGACTGGTCGCCGCAGACGCCGGAGCTGGCGTGCGTGGCCAACGCCGTGTCCATGCTCATGCCCCACGTCGAGCCCTACGTCGTCCGGTCGGTGCGGACCGCCATCGACGACCTCGACGACGGGCTGCGGGCCGAGGCCGAGGCGTGGGTCGGCCAGGAGACCGCCCACCACGGCGCCCACGCCCGCTTCAATCGCATCCTCCTGGCCCGCCGGCCCGCCCTCCGCCGGGTCGACCGGTGGATGGCCCTCACCTACCGGTGGCTCGGCCGCCGCTCGGACCGCTTCGGACTGGCCTACGCGGCCGGTGCCGAGACCGTCGCCTTCATGGTCGCCCGCTGGGTCGACCGCCGCTCGTCGACGCTCTTCCGCGGGGCCGACCCCACCGCGACCACCTTGTTCCTCTGGCACCTGGCCGAGGAGGTCGAGCACAAGAACGTGGCCTTCGACGTCCACCGGGCCAAGGGCGGCGGCCGGCCCTCGTTCGCCCTCGGCATGGTCACGGCCATGGTGGTGATGGCCTGGTTCACGACCCTCGGGACCCTCGTCGGCCTGGCGTCGTCGCGCCGCATCCTCCACCCCGCCGCCCACCTCCGGATGCTGGGCTGGACGCTCGGCTTCTGGTTCGAGCTGGGCCCGGCCATGGCCGGCGCCGTGCTCGCCGGCCACCACCCAAGCGCCATGGCCGACCCGGTCTTCCTGCCCTCCTGGCTGCGCTGCTACGACCCCGAGACCCGCACCATGCCCGAGTGGTCGATGGACGTCGCCCGCCCCTGA
- a CDS encoding amidohydrolase family protein — MSVHDIVIRNGTVVDGSGSPPGVADVALDGDRIAAVGGEVGAGRREIDADGALVTPGWVDMHTHYDAQATWDPDLTPSGWHGVTTVVMGNCGVGFAPAAPDRRDWLIRLMEGVEDIPGAALTEGIQWEWESFEEYLDALDRRRWVMDVGTQVPHGALRAYVMGDRGAANETATAADRAEMQRLATAALRAGALGVSTSRTPLHRSVDGELVPGTEADEDEIMALGDALRAAGHGVFQGALHHPDVPASFGWMRRLAERSGRRVTFNFQQTDAAPDLWRDVVVLLDQARADGVEVYGQVHGRPVGILMGWSATIHPFSTSAGWGPVAFLSPAERVARLRQDAEARAALVHGERADLGPFVASLTSSWHKMFPFRGETDYEPPADQSVAAIAEREGRDPAEVAFDVLMEDEGQGLLYYPLFNYSDGNLDALWELHQHPRTRMGLADGGAHVGSICDGSTPSFMVAFWTRDRLRGPRLPLELVVRRQTRETAEHYGLLDRGLLAPGLRADVNVIDHEALAIDRPRMAWDLPTGARRFVQGSTGYRFTIAGGEVVREDDAFTGARPGRLLRGPQGV; from the coding sequence ATGTCCGTGCACGACATCGTGATCCGCAACGGCACCGTCGTCGACGGGAGCGGGTCGCCGCCGGGGGTGGCCGACGTCGCCCTCGACGGGGACCGCATCGCCGCGGTCGGTGGCGAGGTGGGCGCCGGCCGCCGGGAGATCGACGCCGACGGTGCGCTGGTCACGCCGGGGTGGGTCGACATGCACACCCACTACGACGCCCAGGCGACGTGGGACCCGGACCTCACCCCGTCGGGCTGGCACGGCGTCACCACCGTCGTGATGGGCAACTGCGGGGTCGGCTTCGCCCCGGCGGCGCCGGACCGGCGGGACTGGCTCATCCGCCTGATGGAGGGTGTCGAGGACATCCCCGGCGCCGCCCTCACCGAGGGCATCCAGTGGGAGTGGGAGTCCTTCGAGGAGTACCTCGACGCCCTCGACCGGCGCCGGTGGGTGATGGACGTCGGCACCCAGGTGCCCCACGGCGCCCTGCGGGCCTACGTCATGGGCGACCGCGGGGCGGCCAACGAGACCGCCACCGCCGCCGACCGGGCCGAGATGCAGCGCCTGGCCACCGCCGCCCTGCGGGCCGGCGCCCTGGGGGTGTCGACCTCGCGCACACCGCTGCACCGATCGGTCGACGGCGAGCTGGTCCCCGGGACCGAGGCCGACGAGGACGAGATCATGGCCCTGGGCGACGCCCTCCGCGCCGCCGGCCACGGCGTGTTCCAGGGCGCCCTCCACCACCCCGACGTGCCGGCCTCGTTCGGGTGGATGCGCCGCCTGGCCGAGCGCTCGGGCCGGCGGGTCACCTTCAACTTCCAGCAGACCGACGCCGCCCCCGACCTGTGGCGCGACGTCGTGGTCCTGCTCGACCAGGCCCGGGCCGACGGGGTCGAGGTCTACGGCCAGGTCCACGGTCGGCCCGTCGGCATCTTGATGGGCTGGTCGGCGACCATCCACCCGTTCTCGACCTCGGCCGGGTGGGGGCCGGTCGCCTTCCTCTCCCCCGCCGAGCGGGTCGCCCGGCTGCGCCAGGACGCCGAGGCCCGGGCCGCCCTGGTGCACGGCGAGCGGGCCGACCTGGGTCCCTTCGTGGCCTCGCTGACCTCGTCGTGGCACAAGATGTTCCCGTTCCGGGGCGAGACCGACTACGAGCCGCCGGCCGACCAGTCCGTCGCCGCCATCGCCGAGCGCGAGGGGCGGGACCCGGCCGAGGTGGCCTTCGACGTGCTCATGGAGGACGAGGGCCAGGGCCTCCTGTACTACCCGCTGTTCAACTACAGCGACGGCAACCTCGACGCCCTGTGGGAGCTCCACCAGCACCCCCGCACCCGGATGGGGCTGGCCGACGGCGGCGCCCACGTCGGGTCGATCTGCGACGGCTCCACGCCCAGCTTCATGGTCGCCTTCTGGACCCGGGACCGGCTCCGGGGCCCGCGCCTCCCGCTCGAGCTGGTGGTCCGCCGCCAGACCCGCGAGACGGCCGAGCACTACGGGCTCCTCGACCGCGGCCTGCTGGCCCCCGGGCTCCGGGCCGACGTCAACGTCATCGACCACGAGGCCCTCGCCATCGACCGGCCCCGCATGGCGTGGGACCTGCCCACCGGCGCCCGCCGGTTCGTCCAGGGGTCCACCGGCTACCGGTTCACCATCGCCGGTGGCGAGGTGGTGCGCGAGGACGACGCCTTCACCGGCGCCCGCCCCGGCCGTCTCCTCCGCGGCCCGCAGGGCGTGTGA
- a CDS encoding MFS transporter — protein MTELVEPAEASAPVRPPGDGLWAPHRRRLTVGLVMTITLVAFESLAIATVMPTVEDDLGGRALYGWVFSGFFLASLAGIVVTGILTDRRGPMLPFGAGLALFSVGLVVGGLAPSMPILVAARLAQGFGAGAIPASAYASVARGYPPALRPRVFAVFSTAWVIPGITGPSIASFVEGAASWHWVFLGLLPLVGVAGIIAVPALGRLAAGEARAVTDAATRRADRTRLARVAMLVAGVGLVLAGGTAGRPVATLVLVALGLPLAVPAFVHLVPVGTTRLRPGLPAIVAVRGILTWAFFGVDAYVSLTATEGPGGSTWLAGLALSVTAVLWTAGSWWQERMVGRLGPRRLDRAAFALIATGSTGMLVAALWLPAWATVPAWGVAGIGMGLGYAPLSVSALGSAEPGREGQATASLQLCDTLGVSLGTGAGGALIALADSRGWAASTGVALAFALGIAAALAGLVAAGRLPASVPGLEVDAG, from the coding sequence GTGACGGAGCTGGTCGAACCCGCCGAGGCGTCCGCGCCGGTCCGCCCGCCGGGCGACGGGCTGTGGGCTCCCCACCGCCGCCGGCTGACGGTCGGGCTGGTGATGACCATCACCCTCGTCGCCTTCGAGTCCCTCGCCATCGCCACGGTCATGCCCACCGTCGAGGACGACCTCGGCGGGCGGGCCCTCTACGGCTGGGTCTTCAGCGGCTTCTTCCTGGCCAGCCTGGCCGGGATCGTCGTCACCGGCATCCTCACCGACCGACGGGGGCCGATGCTGCCCTTCGGCGCCGGGCTGGCGCTGTTCTCGGTCGGCCTGGTCGTGGGCGGGCTCGCCCCGTCGATGCCGATCCTGGTCGCCGCCCGGCTGGCCCAGGGGTTCGGGGCCGGCGCCATCCCGGCGTCGGCCTACGCCAGCGTGGCCCGGGGCTACCCGCCCGCCCTCCGGCCCCGCGTCTTCGCCGTGTTCTCCACCGCCTGGGTGATCCCGGGCATCACCGGCCCGTCCATCGCCTCCTTCGTCGAGGGGGCGGCGTCGTGGCACTGGGTCTTCCTCGGTCTGCTGCCCCTCGTCGGCGTGGCCGGGATCATCGCCGTCCCCGCGCTGGGCCGCCTGGCCGCCGGCGAGGCCCGGGCCGTCACCGACGCCGCGACCCGGCGGGCCGACCGCACCCGCCTGGCGCGGGTGGCGATGCTGGTCGCCGGGGTGGGGCTGGTGCTGGCCGGGGGGACGGCCGGTCGCCCCGTCGCCACGCTCGTCCTCGTCGCCCTGGGGCTGCCGCTGGCCGTCCCCGCCTTCGTCCACCTGGTCCCCGTCGGCACGACCCGCCTCCGACCCGGGCTCCCGGCCATCGTCGCCGTGCGGGGCATCTTGACCTGGGCGTTCTTCGGGGTCGACGCCTACGTGTCGCTGACCGCCACCGAGGGCCCGGGCGGCTCGACCTGGCTGGCGGGCCTGGCCCTCTCCGTCACCGCGGTGCTGTGGACCGCCGGGTCGTGGTGGCAGGAGCGGATGGTGGGTCGGCTCGGGCCGCGGCGGCTCGACCGCGCCGCCTTCGCCCTCATCGCCACCGGGTCGACCGGCATGCTCGTCGCCGCCCTGTGGCTGCCGGCGTGGGCCACCGTGCCGGCCTGGGGGGTGGCCGGCATCGGCATGGGCCTGGGCTACGCCCCGCTGTCGGTCAGCGCCCTGGGGTCTGCCGAGCCCGGTCGGGAGGGGCAGGCCACGGCGTCGCTCCAGCTCTGCGACACCCTCGGCGTGTCCCTGGGCACCGGAGCCGGCGGTGCGCTGATCGCCCTGGCCGACAGCCGGGGGTGGGCGGCCTCGACCGGCGTGGCCCTGGCCTTCGCCCTGGGGATCGCCGCCGCCCTGGCCGGCCTGGTGGCCGCCGGCCGCCTCCCTGCGTCCGTCCCCGGCCTCGAGGTCGACGCCGGCTGA
- the argS gene encoding arginine--tRNA ligase, protein MADLVALLTDRLAPAFASVRDEVCAAAGTDPAEVPAPPTVSRSDRADLQANGALALAKRLGRNPREVAQAVLDRVDVADLVDEVEIAGPGFLNLTLSDGAIAALTRTAAGDDRLGVAPDPDAGTAVVDYSAPNVAKEMHVGHLRSTVIGDAIVRVLEHLGHTVVRENHVGDWGAPFGMLIEHLVDVGEDEAVAELSVGDLNRFYQEARQSFDASDDMKERARERVVLLQSGDPETLRLWQLLVDQSAAYFQLVYDRLGVLLTPDDIVGESSYNDALAGIVEDLDAQGLLVLDDGAECVFPPGFTGRDGQPQPMIVRNRNGGYGYAATDLATIRHRVEDTHAARILYVVGAPQRDHLEMVFAVARMAGWLPDEVQAEHIPFGNLLGADRKMFKTRSGTSVRLVDLLDEAVERAEATIAERNPDLVGDERAAVAQAVGIGAIKYADLSSDRVKDYVLDFDRMLAFEGNTGPYMQYAHARIRSIFRRGEIDPATLDPSALALAEPQERALAVALLGFEPIVRQTAETCQPHRLCGYLFDLAHTFTAFYEACPVLKADDEATRASRLVLCDLTARTLATGLGLLGIQAPERM, encoded by the coding sequence GTGGCCGATCTCGTCGCTCTCCTGACCGACCGGCTCGCGCCGGCCTTCGCCTCCGTGCGCGACGAGGTCTGCGCCGCCGCCGGCACCGACCCCGCCGAGGTGCCGGCGCCGCCCACCGTGAGCAGGAGCGACCGGGCCGACCTCCAGGCCAACGGGGCCCTCGCCCTGGCCAAGCGGCTGGGCCGCAACCCCCGCGAGGTCGCCCAGGCCGTCCTCGACCGGGTCGACGTGGCCGACCTGGTCGACGAGGTCGAGATCGCCGGCCCCGGGTTCTTGAACCTGACCCTCTCCGACGGTGCCATCGCCGCCCTGACCCGCACCGCCGCCGGCGACGACCGCCTCGGCGTCGCCCCCGACCCCGACGCCGGGACCGCCGTGGTCGACTACTCGGCGCCCAACGTGGCCAAGGAGATGCACGTCGGCCACCTCCGCTCGACGGTGATCGGCGACGCCATCGTCCGGGTCCTCGAGCACCTCGGCCACACCGTCGTCCGCGAGAACCACGTGGGCGACTGGGGCGCGCCGTTCGGGATGCTCATCGAGCACCTGGTCGACGTGGGCGAGGACGAGGCCGTCGCCGAGCTGTCCGTCGGCGACCTCAACCGCTTCTACCAGGAGGCCCGCCAGAGCTTCGACGCCTCCGACGACATGAAGGAGCGGGCCCGCGAGCGGGTCGTCCTGCTCCAGTCGGGCGACCCCGAGACGCTGCGCCTCTGGCAGCTGCTGGTCGACCAGTCGGCGGCGTACTTCCAGCTGGTCTACGACCGTCTCGGCGTCCTGCTCACGCCGGACGACATCGTCGGCGAGAGCTCCTACAACGACGCCCTCGCCGGCATCGTCGAGGACCTCGACGCCCAGGGCCTGCTGGTGCTCGACGACGGGGCCGAGTGCGTGTTCCCCCCCGGGTTCACCGGGCGCGACGGCCAGCCCCAGCCCATGATCGTGCGCAACCGCAACGGCGGCTACGGCTACGCCGCCACCGACCTGGCCACCATCCGTCACCGGGTCGAGGACACCCACGCGGCGCGGATCCTCTACGTCGTGGGCGCCCCGCAGCGCGACCACCTCGAGATGGTGTTCGCCGTGGCCCGCATGGCGGGGTGGCTGCCCGACGAGGTCCAGGCCGAGCACATCCCCTTCGGCAACCTGCTGGGGGCCGACCGCAAGATGTTCAAGACCCGGTCGGGCACGTCGGTGCGCCTGGTCGACCTGCTCGACGAGGCCGTCGAGCGGGCCGAGGCGACCATCGCCGAGCGCAACCCCGACCTCGTCGGCGACGAGCGGGCGGCGGTGGCCCAGGCGGTCGGCATCGGGGCCATCAAGTACGCCGACCTGTCGAGCGACCGGGTCAAGGACTACGTCCTCGACTTCGACCGGATGCTCGCCTTCGAGGGCAACACCGGGCCGTACATGCAGTACGCCCACGCCCGCATCCGGTCGATCTTCCGCCGCGGGGAGATCGACCCGGCCACCCTCGACCCCTCGGCCCTCGCCCTCGCCGAGCCGCAGGAGCGGGCCCTGGCCGTGGCCCTCCTCGGCTTCGAGCCGATCGTGCGCCAGACGGCCGAGACCTGCCAGCCGCACCGCCTGTGCGGGTACCTCTTCGACCTGGCCCACACGTTCACCGCGTTCTACGAGGCCTGCCCCGTCCTCAAGGCCGACGACGAGGCCACCCGGGCCAGCCGCCTGGTCCTGTGCGACCTCACCGCCCGCACCCTCGCCACCGGTCTCGGCCTCCTCGGCATCCAGGCCCCGGAGCGCATGTAG
- a CDS encoding PaaI family thioesterase, which yields MPFAVANGVELTSASVDEVVGTLAWAPDRCTVGGVLHGGALLTLADSLGAILAYLNLPEGAVGTTTIETKTNLFRALREGSATATTTVLHAGRTTIVVQTDVRDAEGRRVSLTTQTQAVLRG from the coding sequence ATGCCGTTCGCCGTGGCCAACGGGGTGGAGCTCACCTCCGCCTCCGTCGACGAGGTGGTGGGCACGCTCGCCTGGGCCCCCGACCGCTGCACCGTCGGGGGCGTGCTGCACGGGGGCGCGCTCTTGACCCTGGCCGACAGCCTGGGGGCGATCCTCGCCTACCTGAACCTGCCCGAGGGGGCGGTCGGCACCACGACGATCGAGACCAAGACGAACCTGTTCCGGGCCCTCCGGGAGGGGTCGGCCACGGCGACGACGACCGTCCTCCACGCCGGGCGGACCACGATCGTCGTCCAGACCGACGTCCGCGACGCCGAGGGCCGGCGGGTCAGCCTGACGACCCAGACCCAGGCCGTCCTCCGGGGCTAG
- a CDS encoding MSMEG_1061 family FMN-dependent PPOX-type flavoprotein has translation MPFDDVITDLAGLRAIYPEPHPIVVDKAIDHVDETAADFIARSPFVALGTYGSGGGDVSPRGGPPGFVAVLDPKRIALGDLIGNRRLDSYTNVIEDGRVGLLFLVPGLGETLRVNGTASLTTAPDVLDAVSFPGVRATAALGIDVEEVYLHCAKAFRRSQLWDPASWPDPDDRPSPGAIFRSHAGITEATAEEIEASLEADYEVGLWHPGQ, from the coding sequence ATGCCCTTCGACGACGTGATCACCGACCTCGCCGGGCTCCGGGCGATCTACCCGGAGCCCCACCCGATCGTGGTCGACAAGGCGATCGACCACGTCGACGAGACCGCCGCCGACTTCATCGCCCGGTCACCGTTCGTCGCCCTCGGCACCTACGGGTCCGGCGGGGGCGACGTGTCCCCCCGGGGCGGGCCACCCGGGTTCGTGGCGGTCCTCGACCCCAAGCGCATCGCCCTGGGCGACCTGATCGGCAACCGGCGGCTCGACAGCTACACCAACGTCATCGAGGACGGCCGGGTCGGCCTGCTCTTCCTGGTGCCGGGGCTGGGGGAGACCCTGCGGGTGAACGGGACGGCGTCGCTCACCACCGCCCCCGACGTGCTGGACGCGGTGTCGTTCCCCGGGGTGCGGGCCACCGCCGCCCTGGGGATCGACGTCGAGGAGGTGTACCTCCACTGCGCCAAGGCCTTCCGCCGCTCCCAGCTCTGGGATCCCGCGAGCTGGCCCGACCCCGACGACCGCCCGTCGCCCGGTGCCATCTTCAGGTCCCACGCCGGCATCACCGAGGCCACCGCCGAGGAGATCGAGGCGTCGTTGGAGGCCGACTACGAGGTGGGCCTCTGGCACCCCGGCCAGTAG
- a CDS encoding argininosuccinate synthase: MPKRVVLAYSGGLDTSVAVKWMIEELGVEVVCLAVDVGQASDDWDVVRERARAAGAVEAIVVDARQEFAEEFVAPALKANAMYEGRYPLVSALSRPVIVKHLVETARYHGAQAVAHGCTGKGNDQVRFEVSTRALAPDLEVIAPVRGWGMTREDSIHYAYDHDIPIVATKEKVYSIDDNLWGRAIECGEMEDPWAVPPPGVWLLTKPTETEPRDIVIGFEHGMPVSIDGDRLGMLEVIERLNTVVGSYGWGRIDMVENRRVGIKSRETYECPAALALIMAHKDLESICLERDLDREKARIEPRYAELIYDGLWFSPLKQAFDSFIDSSQEFVTGEVRIRMSPGNATVTGRRSPHSLYDYGLATYDSEDSFRHEDSAGFVRLWGLGIETWAARQGADRMKD, from the coding sequence ATGCCCAAGCGCGTCGTCCTGGCCTACAGCGGGGGACTCGACACCTCCGTGGCCGTCAAGTGGATGATCGAGGAGCTCGGCGTCGAGGTCGTCTGCCTCGCCGTCGACGTCGGCCAGGCGTCCGACGACTGGGACGTCGTCCGCGAGCGCGCCCGCGCCGCCGGCGCCGTCGAGGCCATCGTCGTCGACGCCCGCCAGGAGTTCGCCGAGGAGTTCGTGGCCCCCGCCCTCAAGGCCAACGCCATGTACGAGGGCCGCTACCCGCTGGTGTCGGCCCTGTCGCGGCCCGTGATCGTCAAGCACCTGGTCGAGACGGCCCGCTACCACGGTGCCCAGGCCGTCGCCCACGGCTGCACCGGCAAGGGCAACGACCAGGTCCGCTTCGAGGTGTCGACCCGGGCTCTGGCGCCCGACCTCGAGGTGATCGCCCCGGTGCGGGGGTGGGGCATGACCCGCGAGGACTCGATCCACTACGCCTACGACCACGACATCCCGATCGTGGCGACCAAGGAGAAGGTGTACTCGATCGACGACAACCTCTGGGGCCGGGCCATCGAGTGCGGCGAGATGGAGGACCCGTGGGCGGTGCCCCCGCCCGGGGTGTGGCTGCTCACCAAGCCGACCGAGACCGAGCCCCGGGACATCGTCATCGGGTTCGAGCACGGCATGCCGGTCTCGATCGACGGCGACCGGCTCGGGATGCTCGAGGTGATCGAGCGGCTCAACACCGTCGTCGGCAGCTACGGCTGGGGCCGGATCGACATGGTCGAGAACCGGCGGGTCGGCATCAAGAGCCGGGAGACCTACGAGTGCCCGGCCGCCCTGGCCCTGATCATGGCCCACAAGGACCTGGAGTCGATCTGCCTCGAGCGCGACCTCGACCGGGAGAAGGCCCGCATCGAGCCCCGCTACGCCGAGCTCATCTACGACGGCCTCTGGTTCAGCCCCCTGAAGCAGGCCTTCGACTCGTTCATCGACAGCAGCCAGGAGTTCGTCACCGGCGAGGTGCGGATCCGCATGAGCCCGGGCAACGCCACCGTCACCGGCCGGCGCAGCCCGCACTCGCTCTACGACTACGGCCTGGCCACCTACGACTCCGAGGACTCGTTCCGCCACGAGGACTCGGCTGGCTTCGTGCGCCTGTGGGGCCTGGGCATCGAGACCTGGGCCGCCCGCCAGGGCGCCGACCGGATGAAGGACTGA